The region TGACTGCAGCTCCACCTCCGCTCCCTTGACACTGGCCACGGTCCTCACGGTGAAAGGGAGGGTCTTCTCGGCAAAGACCGTACGAAAACGCAGCAGCTCGAATCTGCGCCCACCAGGAGGGCTGAAGGCGATCGCCCTAGACTCTGCAAACTCCTTCTTGTCCGCATAGCCATGCAGCTGGCAGTCCCACAGCTTGATCCAGCgagtggtggtgttggggatgATGTCGTGCCGGGACACAACCTCGTTCCCTTTGACCTGAATGTCATTAAGCCCTATCTTGCAAAGCGGAGACCCAGAAACAAAAGGCAGCACATTGACATGGGTCACCACCAGCTGCTGAAGGATCCGGTTGTCCCCTTTGGATACCACCCCATGGAACTCATCTCGTACATCCACAACTACCTCCTCCTCAGAGTAGGACCCTGGGTTGCTTGCGGGGCGAGAACTGACCGGAAGGCGCATCAGCTTTTCTTGCAGCATGGCGGTGAAGCTCAGGAAGTCCTGGTAGTGGATGGtgcccagcttgaccagctgctCCTTGATGGGCATGTGTACCACGGCCACCTTGGGCTGGATCTTGCGTTTCTCCTTGTAGACCACGTGGTCAATGCTGATGGTGTGCACTCGACCGTTCTCGTCGTAGTTCTGCAGCTTGTGCTCCGACAGCTCGTGGCGGCCGTCCAGCTGGAACTCCTTGAAGGGCTTCTCCAGACCCTTCTCGTAGAAGAGCTGTAGTCGCCCGGAGTCGGTTAGCTTCACGAAAATGGGGCCCCAGTGCCGCGATGACATGATGTTCTTCTTCTCTGGTATGCGCAGCATCATGGGCCAGCCGTCCTGCGGGTTCAGGTAGGCCGGCTGGTACGGGGGCTCCTCTGGCTCCTCAGAGTCTGGGAGATCATCCGGTAACGTGGGACTGCCGAGCTGGTCTGGGTCCGAGATCTGCAGACTCTTAAGCTGCTCCAGCCGGTCTTTGGGAGGGCAGAAAACATTGTCATCTACGGAGCTTGAAACAGGAGAAAACAACAGTAAAGATTCCCTTTTGACATCTGGGACATCGGACTTAAAGAAAGGGGAGCTGAAAGAGAATATGTGGGGACTCTCTGAGCTTGAGCCATTGCTCTGAGAAACTGTCATTTGCTTTTCATCAAAATAGGCACTGAAAGGGTTGATAGGGGAGGGCTGGACATTTACGAGTTCCTCATCCAGGAAAGGGTTCTTCTTATTGTAAGGGGTGTTTGTGCTGAGCAGCGAGCTGTCCAGGGTAAAGGCAGGGTTGACACAGTCTGGTGTCAAGTCCAGAAGGTGCCGCTCCACTCTCTGGTTCTGAACCGGAGATATGATCATGTTGCTGTTGGCATCCtgggtggaaccacagctgAGGTTCTCCAATT is a window of Conger conger chromosome 1, fConCon1.1, whole genome shotgun sequence DNA encoding:
- the ston2 gene encoding stonin-2 isoform X4, which translates into the protein MDSVNWLPSAKHMNGQSDTSTGRFSSWVTFDDDEPNFQCPGRVSSLKLENLSCGSTQDANSNMIISPVQNQRVERHLLDLTPDCVNPAFTLDSSLLSTNTPYNKKNPFLDEELVNVQPSPINPFSAYFDEKQMTVSQSNGSSSESPHIFSFSSPFFKSDVPDVKRESLLLFSPVSSSVDDNVFCPPKDRLEQLKSLQISDPDQLGSPTLPDDLPDSEEPEEPPYQPAYLNPQDGWPMMLRIPEKKNIMSSRHWGPIFVKLTDSGRLQLFYEKGLEKPFKEFQLDGRHELSEHKLQNYDENGRVHTISIDHVVYKEKRKIQPKVAVVHMPIKEQLVKLGTIHYQDFLSFTAMLQEKLMRLPVSSRPASNPGSYSEEEVVVDVRDEFHGVVSKGDNRILQQLVVTHVNVLPFVSGSPLCKIGLNDIQVKGNEVVSRHDIIPNTTTRWIKLWDCQLHGYADKKEFAESRAIAFSPPGGRRFELLRFRTVFAEKTLPFTVRTVASVKGAEVELQSWLVMSTGFSSNRDPLTLIPCENVMIRFPIPLMWAKNFRRDSVTGEKSLKARFNKGASFGSASTSGSEPAMRVTLGTAKYEHAFKSVVWRINRLPDKNAALGHPHTFFCRLELGSDRDVPPKFHRHLEVEFDMPAASASKATVRSLSVGERTDVKKWINYKSHYSYQVEIEQKNSSVSDSQQSDQPGECVQQ
- the ston2 gene encoding stonin-2 isoform X1; the protein is MSAAAGDVTSTQRTGWVAFSDDPSWSNMEFQKDGNCNLQKSFTALPQEEVSPPLGPASRGETGALSQQNAWVHFDEKSWRSPSPSQSQVKGPRHSVCSSASFWSIAPPSESSWTGQSEEHSSLSMGESSCDLPSLPIEDPANQTPSSVSSPNCSIYQDDDSVDMDSVNWLPSAKHMNGQSDTSTGRFSSWVTFDDDEPNFQCPGRVSSLKLENLSCGSTQDANSNMIISPVQNQRVERHLLDLTPDCVNPAFTLDSSLLSTNTPYNKKNPFLDEELVNVQPSPINPFSAYFDEKQMTVSQSNGSSSESPHIFSFSSPFFKSDVPDVKRESLLLFSPVSSSVDDNVFCPPKDRLEQLKSLQISDPDQLGSPTLPDDLPDSEEPEEPPYQPAYLNPQDGWPMMLRIPEKKNIMSSRHWGPIFVKLTDSGRLQLFYEKGLEKPFKEFQLDGRHELSEHKLQNYDENGRVHTISIDHVVYKEKRKIQPKVAVVHMPIKEQLVKLGTIHYQDFLSFTAMLQEKLMRLPVSSRPASNPGSYSEEEVVVDVRDEFHGVVSKGDNRILQQLVVTHVNVLPFVSGSPLCKIGLNDIQVKGNEVVSRHDIIPNTTTRWIKLWDCQLHGYADKKEFAESRAIAFSPPGGRRFELLRFRTVFAEKTLPFTVRTVASVKGAEVELQSWLVMSTGFSSNRDPLTLIPCENVMIRFPIPLMWAKNFRRDSVTGEKSLKARFNKGASFGSASTSGSEPAMRVTLGTAKYEHAFKSVVWRINRLPDKNAALGHPHTFFCRLELGSDRDVPPKFHRHLEVEFDMPAASASKATVRSLSVGERTDVKKWINYKSHYSYQVEIEQKNSSVSDSQQSDQPGECVQQ
- the ston2 gene encoding stonin-2 isoform X3, translated to MGESSCDLPSLPIEDPANQTPSSVSSPNCSIYQDDDSVDMDSVNWLPSAKHMNGQSDTSTGRFSSWVTFDDDEPNFQCPGRVSSLKLENLSCGSTQDANSNMIISPVQNQRVERHLLDLTPDCVNPAFTLDSSLLSTNTPYNKKNPFLDEELVNVQPSPINPFSAYFDEKQMTVSQSNGSSSESPHIFSFSSPFFKSDVPDVKRESLLLFSPVSSSVDDNVFCPPKDRLEQLKSLQISDPDQLGSPTLPDDLPDSEEPEEPPYQPAYLNPQDGWPMMLRIPEKKNIMSSRHWGPIFVKLTDSGRLQLFYEKGLEKPFKEFQLDGRHELSEHKLQNYDENGRVHTISIDHVVYKEKRKIQPKVAVVHMPIKEQLVKLGTIHYQDFLSFTAMLQEKLMRLPVSSRPASNPGSYSEEEVVVDVRDEFHGVVSKGDNRILQQLVVTHVNVLPFVSGSPLCKIGLNDIQVKGNEVVSRHDIIPNTTTRWIKLWDCQLHGYADKKEFAESRAIAFSPPGGRRFELLRFRTVFAEKTLPFTVRTVASVKGAEVELQSWLVMSTGFSSNRDPLTLIPCENVMIRFPIPLMWAKNFRRDSVTGEKSLKARFNKGASFGSASTSGSEPAMRVTLGTAKYEHAFKSVVWRINRLPDKNAALGHPHTFFCRLELGSDRDVPPKFHRHLEVEFDMPAASASKATVRSLSVGERTDVKKWINYKSHYSYQVEIEQKNSSVSDSQQSDQPGECVQQ
- the ston2 gene encoding stonin-2 isoform X2, whose amino-acid sequence is MSAAAGDVTSTQRTGWVAFSDDPSWSNMEFQKDGNCNLQKSFTALPQEEVSPPLGPASRGETGALSQQNAWVHFDEKSWRSPSPSQSQVKGPRHSVCSSASFWSIAPPSESSWTGQSEEHSSLSMGESSCDLPSLPIEDPANQTPSSVSSPNCSIYQDDDSVDMDSVNWLPSAKHMNGQSDTSTGRFSSWVTFDDDEPNFQCPGRVSSLKLENLSCGSTQDANSNMIISPVQNQRVERHLLDLTPDCVNPAFTLDSSLLSTNTPYNKKNPFLDEELVNVQPSPINPFSAYFDEKQMTVSQSNGSSSESPHIFSFSSPFFKSDVPDVKRESLLLFSPVSSSVDDNVFCPPKDRLEQLKSLQISDPDQLGSPTLPDDLPDSEEPEEPPYQPAYLNPQDGWPMMLRIPEKKNIMSSRHWGPIFVKLTDSGRLQLFYEKGLEKPFKEFQLDGRHELSEHKLQNYDENGRVHTISIDHVVYKEKRKIQPKVAVVHMPIKEQLVKLGTIHYQDFLSFTAMLQEKLMRLPVSSRPASNPGSYSEEEVVVDVRDEFHGVVSKGDNRILQQLVVTHVNVLPFVSGSPLCKIGLNDIQVKGNEVVSRHDIIPNTTTRWIKLWDCQLHGYADKKEFAESRAIAFSPPGGRRFELLRFRTVFAEKTLPFTVRTVASVKGAEVELQSWLVMSTGFSSNRDPLTLIPCENVMIRFPIPLMWAKNFRRDSVTGEKSLKARFNKGASFGSASTSGSEPAMRVTLGTAKYEHAFKSVVWRINRLPDKNAALGHPHTFFCRLELGSDRDVPPKFHRHLEVEFDMPAASASKATVRSLSVGERTDVKKWINYKSHYSYQARS